A DNA window from Roseovarius sp. Pro17 contains the following coding sequences:
- a CDS encoding glycosyltransferase family 2 protein: protein MHTPQDPIAPPSSELARTHFTSGISIIVPTYKEAENIPLLLERVDRVRRDHDLELELIFADDNSCDGSLEAVEASGFDWARMIVRTENRGLSPAVIDGFRAAKFPILVCMDCDLSHPPEKIPQMILALNSGQQFVIGSRYVPGASTDDDWGFLRWLNSSIATLLARPLTQMRDPMSGFFALRNADFKKAKDLNPVGYKIALELIVKCGFENVGEVPIHFSDRIHGESKLTLKEQLKYIQHLRRLYLHRFANAMYLAQFLVVGTSGVVVNLAVLSLLQFLGLPEAACLAGGIGVSVVSNFLLNRRFTFSYARDRSAGRQFIGFVAASAVGASVSFIVSLALRASAFSELSYGLHLAALCGIAAGMIFNYLGNRYIVFRKTHIRR, encoded by the coding sequence TTGCACACGCCTCAGGACCCCATCGCACCTCCTTCTTCGGAGTTGGCCCGAACGCATTTTACATCGGGCATAAGTATCATCGTCCCCACCTACAAAGAGGCGGAAAATATTCCGCTTCTTCTCGAGCGAGTTGATCGGGTACGCAGGGATCATGATCTTGAACTTGAGCTAATCTTTGCAGACGACAACAGCTGCGACGGCAGTCTTGAGGCTGTAGAGGCTTCGGGGTTTGACTGGGCGCGCATGATCGTGCGAACCGAAAACCGTGGATTGAGTCCGGCCGTCATTGATGGCTTTCGTGCCGCAAAATTTCCGATCCTTGTCTGTATGGACTGTGATCTTAGCCACCCGCCTGAAAAGATTCCCCAAATGATTCTGGCGCTAAATTCAGGACAGCAATTCGTAATCGGCTCGCGCTATGTCCCTGGGGCCTCGACTGATGATGATTGGGGGTTTCTGCGCTGGCTCAACAGCTCCATTGCGACGCTCTTGGCCCGCCCACTCACCCAGATGCGCGACCCCATGTCTGGTTTTTTTGCACTGCGCAATGCAGATTTCAAGAAAGCCAAGGATCTCAACCCTGTAGGTTACAAAATCGCCTTGGAGCTAATCGTCAAATGCGGCTTCGAAAATGTAGGCGAGGTCCCGATACATTTTTCTGACCGCATCCACGGCGAAAGCAAGCTGACCTTAAAAGAGCAACTGAAATACATTCAGCATCTGCGGCGGCTCTATCTGCATCGTTTTGCCAATGCCATGTATCTGGCACAGTTCCTAGTGGTCGGCACCTCGGGCGTCGTCGTCAATCTTGCGGTACTCAGTCTGCTGCAATTTCTGGGATTGCCGGAAGCCGCCTGTCTTGCTGGGGGCATTGGGGTGAGTGTTGTATCGAACTTTTTGCTCAACCGCCGTTTCACGTTTTCCTACGCGCGGGACCGGTCAGCAGGCCGGCAATTCATCGGGTTTGTCGCGGCTTCGGCCGTCGGCGCTTCGGTTAGTTTCATCGTGTCTCTAGCCCTGCGCGCCTCCGCTTTCTCTGAGCTAAGCTATGGTTTGCATCTTGCGGCCCTGTGCGGCATCGCGGCCGGAATGATATTCAACTATCTGGGTAATCGCTACATTGTCTTCCGCAAGACCCATATCCGTCGCTGA
- a CDS encoding glycosyltransferase family 39 protein encodes MALAAAILSFRLGWQDYWWDEHVTLMFTQSNWRELMVDYWGLDTHRPVYYGLQKAWNSLFGTGVTNVRTLPVVVTLLLIPIFYLIARRIRRGPLAILTVLLLTSAPMFVDQGREIRMYCLLNLALSVALLLAIILATEARQDEPQSRGRMLALWSGFAASMAFAFYVQAVAAFVALLFALWILVAVIFGLLPLRFLLQALAASLLYIILIIPALLPFLGHFGGTLGGTFWVPEPTASYVYGQTAAAYPYPKWTKPIIGLLLLWGLWSAGRRVPQIALLLALLIFGLPILVYLISFAKPIYMTRVIAWASIVSVLPLAYGLAAFGPVLRWGGLAFVVAAQMIWLAGFYPSEPERSPFAAFAEPLADFDPQTDIFVLGSQIREPPLRWYYPHLFEGASYAFLNGDSQHNVIDPAFRSNFVMRSEASALNIDGDQLFVFWETEFEIPVSDEDSVTKALQTITKDLNPVQTFTEGRYRLDVYDLESD; translated from the coding sequence ATGGCGCTTGCCGCCGCTATTCTTAGTTTCCGACTTGGATGGCAGGACTACTGGTGGGATGAACATGTCACACTGATGTTTACCCAGTCCAACTGGCGGGAACTCATGGTGGATTACTGGGGGCTCGATACGCACCGTCCGGTCTACTACGGACTGCAAAAGGCCTGGAACAGCCTGTTTGGCACTGGCGTGACAAACGTACGAACCTTGCCGGTTGTCGTCACCCTTCTGCTCATTCCGATATTTTATCTGATAGCACGCCGGATCAGGCGCGGACCCCTTGCCATTCTTACAGTGCTCTTGCTGACCAGCGCCCCCATGTTCGTCGATCAGGGCCGTGAAATACGCATGTACTGCCTCTTGAATCTGGCCCTGAGTGTCGCGCTTCTTTTGGCGATAATTCTGGCTACCGAAGCACGGCAGGACGAACCGCAGTCGCGTGGGCGCATGCTTGCACTCTGGAGCGGGTTTGCGGCTAGCATGGCATTCGCATTCTATGTCCAAGCCGTCGCAGCGTTCGTCGCCCTGCTGTTTGCCTTGTGGATTCTGGTAGCGGTAATTTTCGGACTTCTGCCGCTTCGCTTTTTGCTGCAAGCTCTGGCAGCAAGCCTCCTTTATATCATACTGATCATCCCTGCCCTACTGCCGTTTTTAGGCCATTTTGGCGGAACTTTGGGTGGAACCTTCTGGGTCCCTGAACCCACCGCAAGCTATGTTTATGGACAAACAGCGGCGGCCTATCCCTATCCCAAATGGACCAAACCGATCATCGGTCTTCTGCTTCTCTGGGGGCTTTGGTCGGCAGGCAGGCGGGTGCCTCAAATAGCGCTTCTGCTGGCTTTGCTCATCTTTGGGCTGCCGATACTGGTTTACCTGATAAGCTTTGCAAAGCCGATCTACATGACACGCGTTATCGCCTGGGCCAGCATCGTGTCTGTCCTGCCTCTTGCATACGGTTTGGCAGCATTCGGGCCAGTGTTGCGGTGGGGCGGGCTTGCCTTTGTCGTCGCAGCCCAGATGATCTGGCTTGCCGGGTTCTATCCATCCGAGCCTGAGAGATCGCCGTTCGCTGCGTTCGCTGAGCCTCTGGCAGATTTTGATCCGCAAACGGATATCTTCGTCCTCGGCTCGCAGATTCGCGAACCCCCTCTGCGCTGGTATTATCCCCATCTGTTCGAAGGTGCCTCATACGCCTTTCTCAACGGCGACTCGCAGCACAACGTTATTGACCCCGCTTTCCGCTCCAATTTCGTGATGCGATCCGAGGCCAGTGCTTTGAATATTGATGGCGATCAGCTGTTTGTGTTCTGGGAAACAGAATTCGAAATACCGGTCTCGGATGAAGATAGTGTGACGAAGGCGTTGCAGACCATAACCAAGGATCTAAATCCGGTACAAACGTTTACGGAAGGTCGTTACCGCCTCGACGTCTATGATCTCGAGTCAGACTGA
- a CDS encoding oligosaccharide flippase family protein: protein MRSSTWAVGGYGGSQVIRLASNLILTRLLFPEAFGLMAIILVFMMGLAMFSDIGVSPAIQQSKRGDDPDFLDTAWTIQVCRGGMLWLATCALAGPISWFYAEPMLMQMIPVAGLSLLVTGLNPTRVHTAGRHLQIGRLTVLEMVSQVIGVIVMVALAWQFRSVWALLAGMLVTSVAKLILTLFLLEGHRNRFRWEASAGKDLMHFGKWIFFSTICGFLVNQGDRAILGKYLTTDLLGIYSIGYFLASFPLQLGNTVVYRVLIPLYREKPPAASRSNFLRLRKMRFLVTGGLMFLTLLLAWAAPGLVNFLYDPRYVAAGGIAVLISFIVMLQIIVLTYDRAALAAGDSKSFFCLVAFRAVVQTAFFLIGAELAGLPGALVGQLLSVLMAYPVFVWLARRHKAWDPLHDAVFALIGLCFGLLILWYNWNAVISLLGLGMK from the coding sequence ATGCGCAGTTCCACTTGGGCTGTAGGCGGATATGGCGGATCGCAAGTGATCCGCCTGGCCTCGAACCTCATCCTGACGCGTCTGCTGTTTCCCGAAGCCTTCGGACTGATGGCCATCATTCTGGTGTTCATGATGGGTTTGGCGATGTTTTCGGATATCGGGGTCAGCCCCGCAATCCAGCAAAGCAAGCGGGGCGACGATCCCGACTTTCTTGATACGGCTTGGACGATTCAGGTGTGCCGGGGGGGGATGCTCTGGCTGGCGACCTGCGCACTGGCCGGACCGATTTCATGGTTCTATGCCGAACCCATGCTGATGCAGATGATTCCCGTGGCGGGGTTGTCCCTGCTCGTGACGGGATTGAATCCGACACGGGTGCATACTGCGGGGCGGCATCTGCAGATCGGGCGGCTGACAGTTCTGGAAATGGTGTCGCAGGTTATCGGGGTGATCGTGATGGTCGCCTTGGCCTGGCAATTCCGCTCTGTGTGGGCACTGCTGGCGGGAATGCTGGTGACAAGTGTGGCCAAGCTCATTTTGACGCTGTTCTTGCTCGAGGGGCATCGCAACCGCTTTCGCTGGGAAGCGTCGGCCGGCAAGGATCTGATGCATTTCGGCAAGTGGATATTCTTCAGTACGATCTGTGGTTTTCTGGTCAATCAGGGTGATCGGGCCATCCTTGGAAAATATTTGACGACCGATCTGCTTGGGATCTACAGCATCGGCTATTTTCTGGCCAGTTTCCCGCTGCAATTGGGTAACACCGTCGTTTACCGCGTGCTTATTCCACTATACCGTGAAAAACCGCCTGCAGCCAGCCGAAGCAATTTCCTGCGCTTGCGCAAGATGCGTTTTCTGGTGACAGGCGGCCTCATGTTCCTAACGCTTCTTCTGGCTTGGGCCGCGCCGGGGCTAGTCAATTTCCTCTATGACCCCCGCTATGTAGCGGCAGGCGGAATTGCCGTGCTGATATCATTCATCGTCATGCTGCAGATCATCGTGCTGACCTATGACAGGGCTGCGCTGGCGGCAGGAGACTCAAAGAGTTTTTTCTGTTTGGTAGCATTCCGCGCTGTAGTTCAGACTGCATTTTTCCTGATCGGTGCCGAACTGGCGGGATTGCCCGGCGCGCTTGTCGGCCAGTTGCTATCGGTGCTGATGGCCTATCCGGTGTTCGTCTGGCTGGCGCGACGTCACAAGGCTTGGGATCCGCTGCATGATGCCGTCTTTGCGTTGATCGGCCTCTGTTTCGGTCTGCTAATTCTCTGGTACAACTGGAACGCGGTAATCTCGCTGCTTGGCCTTGGGATGAAATAG
- the xrtD gene encoding VPLPA-CTERM-specific exosortase XrtD: MPAPGNLLSSSETTLSEKAGFIRHAGLFWLAVMVLAGLAFFYEGIAELLRAWQLPEYSHGPLIPILSALLFLRQLKTVPIQYGAVADRWPGLVLLAIALLIGAGGRLIGIADIVAYGMILWVGAILLISFGWRTGRHFWPPVLHLVYMLPLPGAVYYGLSTYLQTISSELGVYFLDLLRVPVFLEGNIIDLGVYKLHVAEACSGLRYLFPILSFSYIFAVLYQGPLWHKALLLLSAAPITVLMNSIRIALAGVVVNSYGLEYVDNFTHFFEGWVIFIICVLFLFGLAWLLVFLRRDKVSLVEALDLETDGLWTQAKRLRLVQPSTALVAGAILVTTLAGVWQMAPEREIEVVNRDPFALFPSQLGDWRAGSPNTLDPDIEIILAADDYHSVTLNQPGTEHPVDLFMVWYKDQNTGGVHSPEVCLPGAGWEIAQLEQIDAPTGAGEFKLNRAIVQKGVKRMLVYYWYEQQDGRAASVFDAKFKLMLGKITSGRNDSALVRLITPIGRDENEGAAEERLIDAMLDVVQPLPRFVQGI; this comes from the coding sequence ATGCCAGCACCGGGAAATTTGCTGAGTTCTTCTGAAACCACATTGTCTGAAAAGGCGGGTTTCATCCGTCATGCCGGCCTCTTCTGGCTGGCGGTGATGGTTCTGGCCGGGCTGGCGTTTTTCTATGAGGGCATCGCCGAGCTGCTACGCGCGTGGCAATTGCCGGAATACAGTCACGGCCCGCTGATTCCGATCCTGTCGGCCCTGTTGTTCCTGCGTCAGTTGAAGACGGTTCCGATCCAATATGGCGCCGTTGCCGATCGTTGGCCGGGCCTGGTGCTTTTGGCGATTGCCTTGCTGATCGGGGCAGGGGGCCGGTTGATCGGCATCGCAGATATCGTTGCCTATGGCATGATTCTCTGGGTCGGAGCGATCCTTCTTATCAGTTTCGGATGGCGGACAGGGCGGCATTTCTGGCCGCCGGTTCTGCATCTGGTCTATATGCTGCCACTGCCCGGCGCCGTTTATTATGGCCTGTCCACCTACCTGCAGACCATATCGTCCGAACTTGGTGTCTATTTCCTGGATCTGCTGCGCGTTCCTGTCTTTCTCGAAGGGAACATCATCGATCTGGGGGTTTACAAGCTTCACGTGGCCGAGGCCTGCTCGGGGCTGCGTTATCTGTTTCCGATCCTCAGCTTTTCATACATCTTCGCGGTACTTTATCAGGGACCACTGTGGCACAAGGCGCTGTTGCTGCTTTCCGCGGCGCCCATCACCGTGCTGATGAATTCCATACGCATAGCCTTGGCTGGCGTCGTAGTGAATTCCTACGGGCTGGAATACGTGGACAATTTCACGCATTTCTTCGAAGGCTGGGTCATATTCATCATTTGTGTGCTGTTCCTGTTTGGCCTTGCGTGGCTGCTTGTCTTTCTGCGCCGCGACAAGGTCAGTCTGGTCGAGGCATTGGACCTGGAAACCGATGGGCTGTGGACTCAAGCCAAACGTCTGCGGCTGGTGCAACCGTCGACGGCCTTGGTTGCGGGCGCTATTCTGGTGACGACGCTGGCCGGTGTCTGGCAAATGGCCCCCGAGCGGGAAATTGAGGTGGTCAATCGTGATCCATTCGCGCTTTTCCCGTCGCAGCTCGGGGACTGGCGCGCGGGTAGTCCAAACACCCTGGATCCAGATATCGAAATCATCCTGGCGGCCGACGACTATCATTCGGTCACTCTGAACCAGCCGGGGACGGAACACCCGGTTGATTTGTTCATGGTCTGGTACAAGGATCAAAACACCGGCGGCGTGCATTCGCCCGAGGTGTGCCTGCCGGGTGCTGGCTGGGAAATCGCGCAGTTGGAGCAGATTGATGCGCCGACTGGGGCAGGGGAATTCAAGCTGAACCGTGCCATCGTACAAAAAGGGGTCAAGCGCATGCTGGTCTACTATTGGTACGAGCAACAGGACGGACGCGCAGCGTCGGTGTTTGACGCCAAGTTCAAGCTGATGCTGGGCAAGATCACCAGTGGCCGTAACGACAGCGCGCTCGTTCGTCTGATCACGCCGATCGGCCGTGACGAAAACGAGGGCGCTGCCGAAGAGCGGTTGATTGATGCCATGCTGGATGTGGTGCAGCCGCTACCGCGTTTCGTGCAGGGCATTTGA
- a CDS encoding VPLPA-CTERM sorting domain-containing protein — protein MIRKLLMIASAVMFTAVGAQAATVDVTGRRGGDATVRGGTATFNVDGISGTIRAYSTYDTAAGPRITTSRHGLGVRNGPNDRAYNGSGNAIDGYRYSDWLTVTFDAAVRLVSATLGSFNSGWFEWNDNASYSVDGGNYVHTSNANHSFGDVIASSFSVRAFGYNDDFTLSSFTVEAAPVPLPATALLLLGGLAGFGVLRRRKQMA, from the coding sequence ATGATTAGAAAGCTTTTGATGATCGCCTCAGCTGTAATGTTTACGGCTGTTGGCGCGCAGGCGGCGACGGTTGATGTGACCGGTCGGCGTGGCGGCGACGCTACCGTCCGTGGCGGTACAGCCACGTTTAATGTCGATGGGATTTCCGGGACGATTCGGGCCTATTCCACGTATGATACTGCAGCCGGTCCGCGTATCACGACATCCAGACACGGGCTTGGCGTCCGCAATGGCCCGAATGACCGAGCCTATAACGGAAGCGGTAACGCGATAGACGGCTACCGATACAGCGACTGGTTGACGGTGACGTTCGACGCGGCTGTGCGTCTCGTTTCTGCTACACTGGGGTCGTTCAATTCCGGCTGGTTCGAATGGAACGACAATGCGTCGTATAGCGTCGATGGTGGCAACTATGTCCATACATCGAATGCGAACCATTCCTTTGGGGATGTGATTGCCTCGTCGTTCTCGGTGCGGGCATTCGGCTACAATGACGACTTCACTCTGAGCAGCTTTACTGTAGAGGCCGCGCCGGTTCCGCTTCCGGCAACGGCTCTGCTTCTGCTGGGTGGCCTTGCCGGATTTGGCGTGTTGCGCCGCCGCAAGCAAATGGCCTGA
- a CDS encoding polysaccharide biosynthesis/export family protein codes for MNRIYALFVSVLMLGLATVSANAQDRYRLQSGDTLRIEVLEDSSLNQEALVRPDGNISVPFAGSIPAGGRTVAQIEADITGRLAPNFASEPNVFVTLSSLNVPREPLPPRMIDVYVVGEAEAPGKYEVVPGTTLLQLFAEMGGFSRFAATKRVYLRRTDKTGRELAYKFNYDAIVRGAGAGATTRLADGDVIVIPQRKLFE; via the coding sequence ATGAACCGGATTTACGCGCTGTTTGTCTCTGTGTTGATGCTTGGCCTAGCAACGGTCTCGGCCAACGCGCAAGACAGATATCGTCTTCAATCGGGCGATACGCTGCGTATTGAAGTGCTGGAAGATAGCTCTCTCAATCAAGAAGCCTTGGTGCGGCCTGACGGTAACATCTCGGTTCCCTTTGCTGGCAGCATTCCTGCTGGCGGGCGTACGGTTGCCCAGATCGAGGCTGATATCACAGGTCGTTTGGCCCCTAATTTTGCGTCCGAGCCCAATGTGTTCGTGACCCTTAGTTCGCTAAACGTCCCGCGTGAACCGCTGCCACCGCGGATGATTGATGTCTACGTCGTCGGAGAAGCGGAAGCGCCCGGCAAATACGAAGTCGTTCCCGGCACTACATTGCTGCAACTCTTTGCCGAGATGGGCGGGTTTTCCCGTTTCGCGGCAACCAAGCGCGTATATCTGCGCCGCACGGACAAAACTGGTCGTGAACTGGCATATAAATTCAATTACGACGCTATCGTACGCGGTGCGGGCGCGGGGGCAACGACCAGACTCGCTGATGGTGATGTCATAGTTATCCCGCAACGGAAGTTGTTCGAATAA
- a CDS encoding tetratricopeptide repeat protein, translating into MRLPRSVLLVLALLCSGLLVGCESSDERAQRHFLSAMQLLDEGDVDRALVELRNVLKLKNEHKEGRLAYADILYDRGELAESFGQYLRLVEQYPDMLAPRIALSRMALGIDDLEQASLHGRVAGEIAPQDPDVLFINAAIDYFSVTGPEKTVANADRLDQSVAVARDFLKDHPADPIAWRMVIDREIKAENFVDALGLIDTALERLPQTQALYLAKLGVLEKLGRQQEIGALLLAMTEYFPQDEQARTWLLNWYRVQQDVDGAEAFLRRLADAPGATEDQKLAVVQFLRTARSADAARTELDRLIPLNPKSTSFRSMRAVMDFEVGETDQAIAAMTEALSLTDNLEDMSNLKILLARMLETTGDRAAARAQVDEVLSEDKSHVEALKMRADWLIQQDSTDDAIIALRTALDQAARDPGILTLMGQAYERAGDPDLAGERYALAVEASRQAPAESLRYGAFLASAGRVDTAEAVLAEALARTPSNPDLLIAMAQLQLTEEKWEGVDRILTRLRAIQTPEAKLLANEIEAEKLLRQQRSDEAIAFLGNLSSTGEGGSATMAALVQTLLIEGQTETARAMLDERLKSAPDDRVLLVLSGATHEAAGNLEQAQETYQDLFETHPEDVDAARTLYQFLLRHDQESEAATILERALAASPESVSLRLFKAARLEQAQDLDGAIAIYEALYETESFDPVVANNLASLITTHRNDQASLDRAYLIARRLRDMDLPAFQDTYGWIMFRRGDPTGALRHLQAAAQGLPTDPMVQFHLGAAHFALGNRDAARETLVRALDLAGDSPLPQFEEAREYLADLGSE; encoded by the coding sequence ATGCGGTTACCCCGCTCTGTTCTACTCGTCCTTGCCCTGTTGTGTTCTGGTCTGCTGGTGGGGTGCGAAAGCTCGGATGAGCGTGCGCAAAGGCATTTCCTGTCGGCGATGCAACTGCTTGACGAGGGAGATGTCGACCGTGCCCTGGTCGAGCTTCGCAATGTCCTCAAGCTCAAGAATGAACACAAGGAAGGCCGGCTGGCCTATGCGGACATTTTGTATGACCGCGGCGAATTGGCAGAATCCTTTGGTCAGTATCTGCGCCTTGTCGAACAGTATCCGGACATGCTCGCCCCGCGAATAGCATTGAGCCGGATGGCATTGGGCATTGATGACCTCGAACAGGCGTCGCTCCACGGGCGCGTCGCGGGCGAGATCGCTCCGCAGGATCCAGATGTCTTATTCATCAATGCCGCCATCGACTATTTTTCCGTGACGGGGCCGGAAAAAACAGTCGCCAACGCCGACCGGCTGGATCAATCGGTTGCCGTCGCGCGTGACTTTCTGAAGGATCACCCTGCCGACCCAATCGCATGGCGCATGGTCATCGATCGCGAAATCAAAGCTGAAAACTTTGTTGATGCCCTGGGTTTGATCGATACCGCACTCGAAAGGCTGCCCCAGACCCAAGCCCTTTATTTAGCGAAGCTGGGTGTTCTGGAGAAACTTGGCCGACAGCAGGAGATCGGCGCGCTTCTTTTGGCGATGACTGAGTACTTCCCACAGGATGAGCAGGCTCGAACTTGGCTGCTTAACTGGTATCGCGTGCAGCAAGATGTTGATGGAGCCGAAGCTTTCCTGCGGCGTCTTGCTGATGCGCCGGGTGCGACAGAGGACCAGAAACTTGCGGTTGTTCAGTTTCTGCGTACAGCCCGATCTGCGGATGCGGCCCGAACAGAACTGGACCGGTTGATCCCCTTGAATCCAAAAAGCACGTCCTTCAGATCAATGCGAGCGGTGATGGATTTTGAGGTGGGCGAAACCGATCAGGCAATTGCAGCGATGACCGAAGCACTGTCTCTTACCGACAATCTCGAAGACATGTCCAACCTCAAGATTCTGCTGGCGCGCATGCTGGAAACCACGGGCGATCGTGCCGCTGCCCGGGCACAGGTCGATGAGGTCCTGTCAGAGGATAAGAGCCACGTGGAAGCGCTGAAAATGCGGGCTGATTGGCTGATTCAGCAGGACAGCACGGATGACGCGATTATTGCGCTCAGGACCGCGCTTGATCAAGCGGCCCGTGATCCGGGCATCCTGACCCTGATGGGGCAGGCGTATGAGCGCGCCGGTGACCCGGATCTTGCTGGTGAGCGGTACGCGCTGGCAGTCGAAGCGTCTAGGCAGGCGCCGGCGGAATCATTGCGCTACGGCGCGTTTCTTGCATCTGCGGGGCGGGTAGACACAGCCGAGGCGGTTCTTGCCGAGGCTCTCGCCCGGACGCCGTCGAACCCCGACCTTCTGATCGCGATGGCGCAATTGCAGTTGACGGAAGAGAAATGGGAGGGTGTAGATCGCATTCTGACGCGCCTGCGTGCCATCCAGACGCCAGAGGCCAAACTGCTTGCGAACGAGATCGAAGCGGAAAAGCTGTTGCGCCAACAACGCAGTGATGAGGCGATCGCGTTTCTCGGCAATCTGTCCAGCACCGGTGAGGGAGGCAGCGCGACCATGGCCGCACTTGTGCAGACGCTGCTTATTGAGGGCCAAACAGAGACGGCTCGTGCCATGCTCGACGAACGTCTGAAATCTGCACCCGACGATCGCGTATTACTTGTTCTGAGTGGCGCCACACATGAAGCCGCCGGAAATTTGGAGCAAGCCCAAGAGACCTACCAAGACCTGTTTGAAACACACCCCGAGGACGTCGACGCGGCCCGCACTCTATATCAGTTTCTGCTGCGCCATGATCAGGAATCGGAGGCCGCCACCATTCTGGAGAGGGCGCTCGCAGCGTCGCCGGAGTCTGTTTCCTTGCGTCTTTTCAAGGCGGCCAGATTGGAACAAGCGCAGGATCTGGATGGAGCGATCGCAATCTACGAGGCCCTTTACGAAACAGAAAGCTTCGATCCCGTCGTCGCAAACAACCTCGCCAGCCTGATCACTACCCACCGCAACGATCAGGCAAGCCTTGATCGTGCTTATCTGATTGCGCGCAGATTGCGCGACATGGACCTCCCGGCCTTTCAGGACACCTATGGCTGGATCATGTTCCGCCGTGGCGACCCGACCGGAGCCTTGCGGCATCTCCAGGCCGCTGCGCAGGGGTTGCCGACGGATCCGATGGTGCAATTTCACCTAGGTGCCGCTCACTTTGCACTGGGCAACCGCGATGCAGCGCGCGAAACTCTGGTACGTGCCCTTGATCTGGCCGGTGACAGCCCTCTTCCGCAGTTCGAAGAAGCCCGTGAATACCTTGCCGACCTTGGTTCTGAATAG
- a CDS encoding sugar transferase, translating to MPLLYKMLHNSITVPIAGNESVQPFGNSNLYRNMAKRPLDILCVLVLLPLALPLLLLLALLVASDGKNPLYRQQRVGKDGRMFSMWKLRTMVPNAHTLLEGHLRRNPAARLEWEQNQKLRRDPRITPLGHILRKSSLDELPQLWNVLKGEMSLIGPRPMLPEQQSIYPGKAYYKLRPGITGLWQVSERNKCTFSGRADFDTAYDEQLSFRTDMAVLIATFGVVLRGTGC from the coding sequence ATGCCGCTTTTGTACAAGATGTTACATAATTCCATTACGGTTCCTATTGCCGGGAACGAATCAGTACAACCCTTTGGCAATTCAAATCTTTACCGCAATATGGCAAAGCGTCCGCTGGACATCCTTTGCGTGCTTGTTCTGTTGCCCCTCGCGCTTCCTCTTTTGCTGCTCCTGGCTTTGCTTGTCGCGAGTGACGGGAAAAACCCCCTCTATCGCCAGCAGCGCGTTGGCAAAGACGGGCGCATGTTCAGCATGTGGAAGCTGCGCACGATGGTCCCCAATGCGCACACCCTGCTGGAGGGTCACCTTCGCAGGAACCCCGCTGCGCGTCTGGAATGGGAACAGAACCAAAAGCTTAGAAGAGATCCCAGGATCACGCCGCTTGGGCATATTCTGCGCAAATCATCATTGGATGAGTTGCCGCAGCTCTGGAACGTTCTGAAGGGCGAGATGAGCCTTATCGGGCCGCGCCCGATGCTGCCTGAGCAGCAGTCCATCTATCCGGGCAAGGCCTATTACAAGCTGCGTCCCGGCATCACTGGGCTCTGGCAGGTATCAGAGCGCAACAAATGTACTTTCTCTGGTCGCGCCGATTTCGATACTGCTTATGACGAGCAGCTATCCTTTAGGACGGATATGGCTGTGCTGATTGCAACATTTGGCGTCGTGCTGCGGGGGACGGGCTGTTAA